From Cucumis melo cultivar AY chromosome 3, USDA_Cmelo_AY_1.0, whole genome shotgun sequence:
CCTCTCCCTTTAAAGGAGTGATATTGTGGACTGTTTTTTTTGCACCCctatattctttcattctttctcaatgaaagtaGTTGTTttcatcataaaaaaaattgttgactCCCTGCATATCACATTTTTCCTCCgattatattttttgtatttactATCATGTTTCTTTATTTCAGAGAATATCATGAGTCGTATGTGTGGGCTCAATTTTGCCTCATTTTATAATTTTTGGTACCTGATCTCAATGGTGAAGGAAAATTTGATCCTGTGATCCATTTCGAACATAATCTGCAACGAATATGTTAACCAAGGGGGTATAAGGGGGTGAAAGTCGATAATTTATGGATCCACATACACTCTATATCACCTTTTGAGTCTTAAAAAATTCAGCCATCTTTTCTTCATAATATCCCTAAAGCATAAGCATGCTCGACCACATCGTCTTTGATTTACTCTGCCCTTTACCTTAAGTCTTTACCAGTTTGCCTTATCATCACTACAACTTATGGGGGAAAGAGACGGGGTAACTATTTGAAATTCACGAAATCCATAGAGATCAAAGCTCTTAAATTATTCTAGTTAAAGTATAAGTTGTCACAAGTATATTCTGAGTTGGCGTCCTACTGAGAAGCATGAGTACAAAGTAGAACCTGCATCTCTTTTTCAATGTCACAGTAAAGTTTAATGATCTCTTTCCTTTCCAATTAAAAAAAAGTAGACAATAGCAAGTTCTTAGTCAAAATAATTTTGGTTTCTAATGAAGGGATGTTCATGAGTAAGCTGCAGGTGAAGTCCCAGGCGTTAGTTGAAAGTTTAACTTGAAGTAGCAGAAAATTATGTTTAATGGAGTGTAGGCATAAGGTAGATAAGAAGAAGATGCTGGATCTTTTCTGAAAGTTCATCTAATATCCCAGATTCCTATTTACTGGTCTACACCTAGAGAGATGTTAGCGCTATGATCTTTTCTTCAGAAGTATGGTTTTCTGTATGTTTGCTAGATGTTGTGAGTGCTATGGAACTTTTCAATCCGTCTTGTTTCTTGTGGAGAGAAGGGCCGCTTTTTATGGTAAGCAGAGGTGTGTACGATCTTGTGGAGTGTGTGGGGTGAGCTGGACAGAAGGACTTTTACAGGGGTGGATAAGGACCCTAGTGAGATTTGGTCCCTTGTTCACTTTCATGTCTCTTTATGGGCTTTGGTTTCAAAGACCTTTTGAACTATTTTATAGGCATTATTGCAAAGCTAGAGAGCCTTCCTGTGGGGAGGTGCCTTTTTTGTGGGCTGAATCTTTTGTATGCCCatttattctttcattttttttcaatgaaagttgtCGTTTttatcaaaagagaaaaaaaacgaAGATCTACTGTTTTACACCCAAAGCTCATGCATGGACTTTGTTATCATGATGTAGGCATATCTTCTACCCACTTAATGTATGGAATTGAGAGTATATCCCCATATTCAGATTTTTAGTTCCTGGTACATTGTCAGCATTCCGATAGTTTGTTACTGCCTCTTAATTGAAGATTTATTAGGTGATGTTAATTTTAGATCTCGTATGTGTTGTTGTGCTATCTTGCAGGGTTATTCTACCTGTGCTCTTATATAACGATTGACCTTTTAACATGCATTTTGATGTTTGTAATGGTAGAGACTCAGGCCGCAAAGTAGAAGATCCTGATTTGTTGGAGAGTATTCGTTTAACCATCATCAACAACCTTTTGAAGTATCACCCAGTATGTATACTAAATAACTTAACATAGATTGACTATCTTAGCTTTATTTTATCTGACGTAGATCTCTCCCTTAATTTTCTGAatatttccttttattttctttatcttaGCTTTCTAGTTTCTTGGTAGGAATCTAGTCAACAGCTTGCAATGGGTGAGGCTTTTGGAATTCAGCCTCCAGAGAAGAAGGTATAGCTTCCTTCATgctcatattttcttttatggataaataattgtatttatagaaaataaaaaccGTACCTCCAATCCGAGGAGTCTTTTGTCCTCTAGATGGtgttttctccttttttttttttaaatatttttttaaaaatttgatacTATTAATAAAATTGTTTCTAATTAAAAGAGTGGGAAAAACTGCCATACGAAGAGGCAAGGGATCTAGCCAAGAATTTCCAACTACCTAGTTGCAGCAGGGTTTTGATTTAAGTGCCAAAACGTGGTAAAAGGATTAACTTTAGCAGTATCCCAAATCTTATTCTTATCACTCGTAatttatttagaaatataaaGATTGGTAAAGTTCCAAAGTACCCAGAAGGCAAAGAAGCCGTTACTATTCCTATTCTCCAATTTAACTTGTTACATGTTTCTTCAGACTTTCATTAATATTAGCAGTTgctattatttattatttatttattttgctgTGAACTTGGAATCTACAGTGACTTGAGCTGCATAAATGTTcaattttttcttgatttaatgatatttatgtttcttttgaGGGTTTACTTGATTTAACTCTCTTGAATGCTTTATATTGGTGCAAATATTCACACCCTCTTACCAAGTATTGGGtttctattttattaaataattagaaatccTTCTTGTATTTCAttacttattttcataaataattggATTCGATTTGATATATTGCAGAGGTATGAGTATCTGTTATAGATTTGCAGCCAATCATTGTCCCTTTTCTTCTTAAAAATAGCTTTCTGTCATGTATTTCTAGGAAATTTTTGTTTACAACAAATggctttattttcttttattttttctatgcAAATTAGTCTAGTAATTTTTTTCCTTGTGGACTTGATTTTTGTATCTATTTACTTAACACTGTTTTGTACTTTCCCTCTTCTTACAAGATATGATTTGTTTTAACTAGAAAATGACCTATTAGTTCCTATCTCTCGGTTAGGTACATGCAATGCTGCTTTGATGATCCCCTTGCAATTTTGCAATTTTGTTTTCGTCTTGGGTGAAAATTGAAATGATCTGAAAGTTTGGCATTGTTCCTATAATTCCTCTACTCTCTCGAGCTAAATTGGGTCATCATTGTCTTGGAGTGAAATTCTCTTCCCTTCAAAATTAAGGTCTTTTTCTACGTGAGTCGACCATTCTTTTGTCATCTCTTGATTAGTCATGCATGAAGTTGCAAGTCCAGGACCTTGAGTGTAGTTTTTGGTTCATCAGACTGCAGTACATATAAATAGTCACTTTGGGGGGTCcaattaaagtttttttttgtgtgtgcaCTTTTGCCCCCCTCCCCCTCTTAATGGTAGTGAGGTCCGCATTTCTATTTTGCTTCATGCAGCTTGACGTTGATATTGCAACTCATGTTCACGTGAAAGCTGATGGACCTAAAAGGAGGTTTGCTCTTCTTGATTTAAAATAACTTGCTACAATTTTGTTGCGAAAGTTTTATCGCCTGTCATCTATCTGATACCTATCTATTACATTGTTTTTAGAGTACAACTCTGCAATGTAATTATCAAATTGGCGGGAGCTAATTGTTCAATTATTAtctaattttttctttcaatttataGCCTACTTTGTTTAGAGACAGCAGACCGCCCTGGATTGCTGCTTGAAGTTATAAAAATACTTGCGGATATCAATATCGATGTTGAATCAGCAGAGATAGATACAGAAGTAAAGCCGCATGCCCTTCCAttctattattctttttcttcgTCTTCCTCTGATTTGTGATGACAATATTTCAACTTTGATCTTTAGGGGTTGGTCGCCAAGGACAAGTTTCATGTCAGTTATGGGGGAGCGGCACTGAATAGTTCCTTATCTCAGGTAAATAACTGACATGATATTCTGTGTGTGTGTTGGGCATATTAAAATGTAACCTTAGATTCTTGTTTTTAGCacttttgaaaaagaaatgaagtgtttaataataatagtaCTTAAAAACACCATGAAATAAGTTATTCATCACACACACGCATATATATATTGGATTAAACATGCTTATTTGTTAATTAATCCTTTTTGTTTAAGCAGTGTAAAACTTTTTACTACATTCGCCTTTTCACATTCACGATGCGGATTAGAGTTGaatcttctcttctcttttacACCTCAAACTACCAACCACTGGTTTAAACATTTACATTAGTGATCCTGCCTAGTATTTTGGAACTCCAATGGTTTATCACAGCCCTCCAAGTCCATGAAATAAATTGTGATTAGGAAAACAAAATTCTCTTGATGAACAAGAATGTGGAGTGACAAATGTTTTGCTTCCCTCAGAATTGATATAAAAGTAGGAGGCAAATTGCAGTAATCACCCTTGAAGTATGGTGATAGTAGCACTTATATTCTAAAATTTACCACGGTAAACATTGAGCTCTCATATGCTAAAAATAGAAGTTTGAGAGCTCAAATTTTACCGTTGAAAGTAGATGGTATAATAGGTCATGGGTTTAAGCCAGGTCTATATAGGGCCTAGTATCCTACCTGTTTCCTTGATACCCAAAGTTGTATTATAAGATCAAACGAGTTATCCTAAGTTTAGACACtcacaaatattaaaaaaatattaaaagaattatTGCAACTACTACGATATTTGAAGGATGATATTTGCAATTTGTCCAACCTCTTCTAGTTTAAAGACTTCCATTAGGCTGTTTTTGGTTCAccatttttgttaattttgtctTTCAGCATTAGAAAACTAAAATTAGCATAACTTAGCATGTACTTATTTCCTTCTAATCGAAGGTTTGAATCTCTCTGATCCACATTGGACCATTTGTTgtagtactaaaaaataatgtaaaaaaaaatcttgtaaCAAATTTCAAATGTTTATAATATGTGCAGGTTGTGGTAAATTGTCTACGTTACTACCTGCGGAGGCCGGAGACAGACATAGATAGTTACTAAGATCTCAAAGGAACAACATGATCTTCAACGTAAGGTTTGAAAGTGTTTGAGAGGTCATGCAAAAGTTGGATCTCAAGTTCTCGTTGTTTCCCGAATTTTCATAATTTGAAATTTCGAGCTCCCATATGATAATATTGTGAGCTGATCAACTTCAAAGACCTTGTTTTCACTTGTATAGATTTGAAGAATGGGATATTTCCACACAACAAAATGCTATCTTCCATGTCTGTGTTAATATCTGTCCAAGAGACTAAGCTTCCGAAGGTATCATTGTTCTCACTtatcaaattaataaaatgGAGTTTGAAGAAATAACAGGTGGTCATTAAATACCATTAATGTCCACATCATCACACATAAGCATtcctttaatttaaaaattatcttAAAAGGCCATTTACAAACATTTACCTAAAGAATGTTGTGAAACTTCAAAGACTAAATACATATAAACTTCAAATTTTAGGAATCAAAATGCCGtcctaattttatttttatacctTTGTTCAATCATTTTTTTCACTAACACTTGAGAAAAATTCAAGTTAAACAATAAATACTTAAATTTACTTTAATGACAATACTTTTCATTCAAAGAAATGTAATGTGAAATGGTTTTGCTAATAGATTAcgtttttttcttaaatcaacGATAAACTTACGTTAACAAtcaaatttaagatttattctAAACTAAGttaattaaaattgaacaaagtatagaaattaaaattaaatatgtcATATTTTTCAATCTTAAATAAAATCGCAATGGTAACTAGATTGCTTTCGTTCACTTTTACCTAAAAATTTTTTGCATGTCTAGTATGTTTTCTTATCTTCACCATTTCAATggataacaataacaataatcgtactatttcataatttttcatagtaataataatgatatcTGTTAATTTTTCATGGTAACAATAGCGATATCtgttaattttttataataaatatcTACAACAACTGTTATTTCAACTAATTTTCAAGCTCAATTCGATTGAGCACGCTCCACTGCCCAACCAAACACTAAAGAAACTTCGTTAAACCTCATCAAAGTAAATAGAAGGAACCACTTTTCCGATATTTTAACCTCATCGATAATCCAATCGACCGGCTCTAGACCGACTCGAGCCGGGAAGTGATAGACCGAACCGACGCTCTTCCTCTTCGTCATCACCCCGCTATTCACCGCTTGATATTTAACAAAAGATCTCTTCAATCAGCAAAACACAGAAGGAAGAAAGAATGAAGGGCTTAGGAAGATTGATTCTCAGAGCTCGAAGAATTCCGTCACTGGGTTTTCATGGAGGTGGGAACACCCGattcttctcagctgcaacaacTTCTTCCATGTTCGGGGGTGAAGGACCTGCTTCCTGTTCTATATCGTCTAGAATTTGCTCCGATTCTTCCTTGCGCTCGTGGAAATCGATTAAATTCGGAGGTGCGTAGGCTTTGGCGAACCCTTTTAAGGAAAATTTGCTTAtcaaaggtttttttttttttttttttggtataaaTCTGTTCAAATTTTGTTGCATTCAGGACAGAGGAGAACAATGTTCATTGAAACTCAATCGACACCCAATCCTTCGTCTCTCATGTTCTATCCTGGAAAGCCTGTTATGGAAGTTGGGAGTGCAGATTTTCCTAATGCCCGTTCTGCTATGAACTCCCCACTAGCAAAGGCCCTCTATGGTGTCGATGGTACGTATTGGAACCCATACTATCTTTTTTAGATTTCtgtttgattttcaaattggaATCCCATTTCCCTTCATCTGCCATTTCCtgcattttcaaatttgaagCCTATCAACATTAACGTTGAGGGCTTCATAACTCCACTATACTTCTATTAATTTTATCCTCTGCACAgcgttttcattttttctttttttttttttgggtttatTTTCACGGTAACATTCTGATTTCTGAGTATGAATCCCTTCAATTATCATCTAATTTCTTAAATGCGAAGATTGTGTTCAGTAAACATTTTGATATTTGAATGTTCTTTCTTACAATTATACAATGTTACCTTTcttgtttttcaattttcaagTTTGAACTTAGTTGAGTGCTTCTTCTCTCTCTATAGAAATGGTTGTTTTCTAAATGAAGTTAGTTAAAGTCATACACTCAAGGGGTGTTTGGGGGCAGACTATTTTAGTTTGGGTAGGAAATGGTAAACATGCTAAGAAGGAAGGAAAGGAGGATGCGGAGGAAACAGTGAACAATATAACAAATAGTAAACATTGTACTGTAGCTAATGGTAGGTTATAGTAGTTGAAACACCAACTATTGTAATTGATTCTCCAAAGATGGAGTGAACTATAATAGCCGACCCTACACACTTGAAGTTGCAAGCCGAAACACCCGCACAAcgtcttttatttatttatttatttattgtgttGATTGATTCATGGACTTTGAATGAGTGAATTCTGTATTTAGTCAAAACATGGATGGCTGCTGGTGTAATATGTCTCCCCCTTCTCTTTGGTTCTGCCTTTAAGAGGCCTTACAAGGGAGAATTTCCACTGCAAACTCTCCTCGGTCTCTATGATTGCTTGACTTAAACAATTCACTCTCTTTTCTTGAATCTTTGAGATTATGTCTAATTCACTCTAACTATCTCTTGATTTCGGGCTGGAACATATTTTTTCATTGATATCCGGGCGGGTATTTCTACAAAACAAAAGCGCTAGACCCCACTTGTGTAGCCTATGCGAAGCAAGCCTACTGGTCCTTTACAAAAATCAACAAGTTTCCCTTTCCTCTCGCCAAAGAAAGAAGTCCAATAGCAGCTGATCTTAGCTTTGAGCACTTATTCCTTTTTTTCCCAGCTACCTAGTGGTCACGAGCTTATTGGAATCAGAGCTTTTTTCAAGCATTCCCAGGGTCAAAAGGTCAACCGAAgcctaggcttgattctttttagtaggtttctACTGGCTGTATCATACAATCGTCTTCAACACTATATTTACGGGGTTATGGGTAGAAGTCTGTCTGGGCAGCAAGGCCAGCCCTTCATTAGCTAGGAGGCAGGGATTGAATGAATAAGAGTTTCGTCAGTCACAAAACAGAATATctaaagagaaagaagaaagaagtacTATTATCATAAATCAATGATTATAGTAGGGAGAGTGGGAGGGGCAGCCCACGGAGTGGGATCAGGCTCAAAGActttgttcattgaggacctttgtttttgctgATATTTGTAAACACCTTTCTAATCATTAACACCTACTACGTCTTATTCCATACCGCTCCTTTTGAGTTGTCCTTCTACTTCTACGTCTTTGGAGTTGTCTCGTCTTCTTTAATGAAACTACTTCGGACCGGTATTTTTGTCCATTGATATGAGATTGAATAAATTCAGATATTCCTTTCAAGTTTCTTTATGATAGCACAGTGGCCTTTACGTCTTCTCTTTTACTCTGATTAGACCTTTCATTTCATAATCGGGGGATTTGGAAGATTCAAAGAAGGGTTCTCGTGCGGGCATGGATGCGGGTTGACGAGCATGCGTCGTTTGTGATGGTCTTGAGCGTAGAGCGAAAAGCCAAGGCGCCTTATAGCTTGTAGAAAGATTTCCCAACCCGTCATAATATTTTAATTGATACAATGACTTGATTATGGATTCCTGGTATTCTAACTGGTTTTATTGATTCCTGGAGTGGGGCTTACTCAATTGCTTGTGCAGGTGTCGTTCGAGTCTTCTTTGGATCAGATTTTGTTACAGTAACAAAATCAAATGATGCTTCATGGGATTTCCTAAAGCCTGAAATTTTTGCTGCAATCATGGACTTCTATTCTTCTGGGCAACCGCTGTTTCTAGACTCTAAAACTGCTGCTGCCATGGACACAGCCATCAAAGAAGTATGTGTTCTAACTGGTTCACTTCATTGTTAGATTCTTACTGATTAAGAAGCAAATCAAATTTTCAGATCACGTAGTGCTTACTTTTCTCCAAATTTTTGATAAAAGCAGCAATGAAACAGTTGATACacttgtttactttttttatttgggggtatttatgattatgttattttatgtCTTGATCATAAGTTATGCTTCTCTATATTATTCTCTTTCCTCTCTTGCTATACTCTACACAGTGTAATACAAGGTCAAATGAGAGTTCCTCGgaaaccacattaatcaatatacaTAGGTTGTTTATGTTTCTTGAGTACTAATATAGAAATATGAAATCGTACTTCAGTTTAGAAGTAGGCTGTATTAATAACATACTGTGGTGCGCTTACAGTTGTTTTCATGGTAATGTTAACTTCTATGGAAGACTTGTGCACCATTTTCTTATCGAACTTACTGTTATACAATTTTACTCTTTTGGGTACAAGTACAAGTTGTACAACTTTGGCTAAAACTTGTTTTCTGATCTCCATATTGATCTTTTCTATGGACATTCAATTTTCTCCTAGTCAAATTAGTAACCTTTTGTTTTTTCCGTCTTGTTGTTTATTGTTAAGTAATGGCCCTTTCCATTAATACAAAAGCAGAGATATGAGAGCTATTGTGCCATTTGGGAGACCTAGAGAATTGAAAAGGACTTACTCAAAGTTATTGTAGTTGTATTTTGTTTTCAATCAGTGAAATTCTCTGGttagtttttattaaaatgagtGTGTAATGTGTTTGATTAATGAAGTTGAGTTACTTACCTAAAAGATGAGTTTGTCCACATCTTCTATTAGATGTCAATTAATTTGTTTGTAATATTTAATTTCGAGGTTTGACCTCATGGTGGTTGTTGTCATGCTGCAAGTATTGAATATTTCCTTAAAGGGTATATTTGTAATGTTGGAATTTGAAACATGATATATATTCTTATTATTCTAGTAGATTGATACACCTCAGTTCTTAATAGATCTTATACATTTACCTACTTTTTAGGATGATTCTGAAACTGTTGCTATGATTAAAGAGCTGCTTGAGACTCGTATTCGACCAGCTGTGCAAGATGATGGTGGGGATATTGAATACAGAGGATACAATGAGTAGGTTTTGCTGCATTTGGTTAAAGGCGTTCTTTAAAGTATCCAGAGTTATATGCATGATTGCtttatatatattgatttttgCATTTCTGCATTCTTCAGAGAAACTGGTATTGTGACATTGAGAATGCAAGGAGCATGCAGTGGCTGCCCAAGCTCATCCGTCACTCTAAAATCTGGCATTGAAAATATGTTGATGCATTATGTACCTGAGGTGAGAGTTATATGATCTTTGCATATTTGTTAGCTCATATTTTTATGGATCATGTAGATAATCACATTAAGGGAGAAAGTAGAATTTAGAAACAAAATGGTGTTACAGAGATGCTTAGTTCTAGCCCAAGTTTAAAATATCGACGTAAGTATCGAGGTCTTAATTTTCTGgaaatatcaataaaattttGATGTTGATGGATATttggaaaaattataaaaaccaAATTGCTCAAAGAGGTCTTCAGCTGGGGGatcctctctctcttttcttattcACCGTCGGTGATGCTTTCAGTAATATTGTTCGGTATTGTAATGAAAGAAGAATGATCAAAGGCTTCTCCCTTGGCAACCAATCGACAGAGGCTATGCACCTTAAGTGTGCAGATGACATTTTTATCTTTTGTTCTTGGTGTGATGAGAATTTGAGGGCTTGGTGGTCTATCGTTAACCTTTTTTTACTCGGATCGGGCCTATCCCTCAACGCTTCCAAAACTTCTCTCATTGGGATCAATCTTAGTGATGACAAGGTTGCTTCTAGTGCTAGTGCTTTTTTGTTAGGTTGCAAATCTGATAAATTACCTTTTATCTACTCGGGTTCCCCTTAGGTGGAAAGCTCTTGGCTAAGGCGGCGAGGGCTGCTCTTGAGGAGAAATTTAAAACGAAAATTGACAAATGGCCAGGTTTGGTCCTTTCTAAAAAGGGTAGGCTAACTCTTGCTCAGTCGGTTATTCAAAGCTTACTGTGTTACTTCTTCTCCTTATTGAAGGCTCTGAGCTTGTCCGGAACTTTGTTTGGGGTGGAGGAATTAGTAATCCGGCTACCCATCTTGTTAATTGGAAATGGACTTCTCTCCCTATGATCTATGAGGGGTTGGGAATTGGCTCTCTTAGCCAAGAAAATAATGCTCTCTTGATGAAATGGCTTTGAAGAAGACCCCTTTTGGAGGAAGGTGATTAGTGCTATTTTTGGTGAGGGTGAGCGTGGGTGGAGCTCCTTAAGTTGAGAAACAAAGGAAGGTTCATATTGTGGAATGTTACTTTAAAGCAAAAAGACCAACTTTTTACCTTTGTTGACTTTGTGGTTGGTGATGGGAGAAATATAAGGTTTTGGGATGATGTCTGGTGTGCTACCCAACATCTTGCAACCTTATACCGTAATCTCTATGTTATTTCCTCTAAAAAGGATGTTGTGGTGGCGGATTGTTGGATTGATTCAAGTCAGACTTGGGATTTAGGGTTAAGGAGAAGATTATTTGCTAGAGAAGTTGGCAGCTATATTGCCCTCGCTCAATTGCTGACCAATTGGGTGGTGAATAGAACCAAGGATAGCTTACGGTGGAGGTTTGAGGCTTCGGGCATATTTTCAACCAAGTCTACGTTCCTTAAGTTGACTATAGGGGCCCTAAAAATTGTGTTCCCTTTGGCTAATCATATTTGGAAACCGAAGATTCGATAAAAGATGAAGATTTTCTTTGGTCCTTTGCTTATAGAAGCCTCAATACTCATGACAAGCTCCAAAGGAGGTTTCCTCACCGACCTCTTTCCCCTTCCATGTGTCATCTTTGCCTGAAGGAGGTTGAGACCTTAGATCATTTATTCTTACACTGTGAGTTCGCTTCCAAAGGGAGGAGTATAAATTTTTATACTTTTGGGTTGGATGGTCATCTCCCCAGGAGGATTGACAATTGGATGATGGATGGCTTGAATGGTGGCAGCTTTTGTGGAGAAGGAAAAATCTTCTGAAGATGTGCTACTCGCGCGCTTTTGTGGCATGTTGGGAACGGAAGGaatagtgtgtgtgtgtgtgtggggggGGGGTGAAATTTAGTTtagtaaataaacatttaagATTTTAATGAACTAAcatgtatattatttatattctaCTTATATTAGTGACACCTTattgctttatttatttatttttatatttcgTGGTTTAATATATGGTATAATAGAAATATCGATTCACTCTTTGTGTTCTCATGCTTCTTAGAATCATAAACACAGAAGCATAAACACATATACATGCTTTTTGGTGGTTGGATTATCTATGATTTGAATGCTTATTCTCAATGTATAGGTGAAGGGTGTGGAACAAGAATTTGACCTCGAGGAAGAGGATGTAAAGTCAACCAGCCAAATGGAGTAAAAGATGAGTTGGTCTCTATTCATTTTATGTCATATGTTGAGCCTGATCATCTTGAGGGTTATACCCTATACGGTTTTGTTGTTTCATTCTTGGTTTGGTTGAGCTAACACTGATCTTGAGGGTGGCCAGGCCATAAGGATACTTGTTTTTTATGCAGAGAATAAAAAGAAGCCGTTtaggttgatttttttttcttggctTATAGAGTAGAATACCATGTAACTTTTATTCCTAGCTATGAAAAGAAGTTTGTGAATATTGAACCGTAAACTGGGATTTCAAGGGATTGACATATTTTGGACCTGATAACATATATGATATGATAATGTACGAGAGATTTTGATTgttcatttaataataatatttttgttcTATTTCTT
This genomic window contains:
- the LOC103496505 gene encoding nifU-like protein 4, mitochondrial; the encoded protein is MKGLGRLILRARRIPSLGFHGGGNTRFFSAATTSSMFGGEGPASCSISSRICSDSSLRSWKSIKFGGQRRTMFIETQSTPNPSSLMFYPGKPVMEVGSADFPNARSAMNSPLAKALYGVDGVVRVFFGSDFVTVTKSNDASWDFLKPEIFAAIMDFYSSGQPLFLDSKTAAAMDTAIKEDDSETVAMIKELLETRIRPAVQDDGGDIEYRGYNEETGIVTLRMQGACSGCPSSSVTLKSGIENMLMHYVPEVKGVEQEFDLEEEDVKSTSQME
- the LOC103496504 gene encoding ACT domain-containing protein ACR12; protein product: MAMPTSSSTFIASSYTSPSPFPCRSRFLEPEFVAHLPHRCFGGGARLTFLRKWNILSASTNGLNAVSPASLMFDQDNVPMPIVLIDQDSDSNATIVEVSFGDRLGALIDTMRALKDLGLDVAKGTVSTEGPVKQTKFYLTRLDSGRKVEDPDLLESIRLTIINNLLKYHPESSQQLAMGEAFGIQPPEKKLDVDIATHVHVKADGPKRSLLCLETADRPGLLLEVIKILADINIDVESAEIDTEGLVAKDKFHVSYGGAALNSSLSQVVVNCLRYYLRRPETDIDSY